From the genome of Kosmotoga arenicorallina S304, one region includes:
- a CDS encoding Asp23/Gls24 family envelope stress response protein: MLITTEYGKIEITLQAISSIVKKVVQESYGPVNVGSPQQGFFARILGSEEKHGIKVIEELDGTLEINVELVLEYGVRIPTVVANIQENVFHRLKLLTEANNVKVNVYVVGLQD; the protein is encoded by the coding sequence ATGCTTATAACCACGGAATACGGAAAGATCGAAATAACATTACAGGCCATAAGCTCGATCGTTAAAAAGGTTGTTCAGGAATCTTACGGCCCGGTCAATGTTGGTTCACCCCAACAAGGCTTTTTTGCTAGAATACTTGGTTCCGAAGAAAAGCACGGAATAAAGGTTATTGAGGAACTTGATGGAACACTTGAAATTAACGTTGAGCTGGTTCTTGAATATGGTGTAAGAATCCCCACTGTCGTCGCCAATATTCAGGAAAATGTATTCCACAGGCTGAAACTCCTAACAGAGGCTAACAACGTAAAAGTAAATGTATACGTTGTTGGACTACAAGACTAA
- a CDS encoding DAK2 domain-containing protein: MKRLNGKFFAVAFKKAAERLLVNKDEINALNVFPVPDGDTGSNMSAAVLEAVEYLNRLSSTDLDQIVDAVKKGMLMGARGNSGVILSQIFRGFAEGTKGRKYLTTKAFSECLVKAREVAYKSVMKPVEGTMLTVIRVLAEKGLSELIEVEDFEEYFDRLTEIAFKTVDETPKMLDKLKEAGVVDAGAKGLAYIVEGFKLAAFGQIEAELLETPAAATISAEQIVEIAREEIKFSYCTELIIKLRDKNGGTHETVDALKKYLETMGDSIVAVNQDDLIKIHVHTDHPGDVIEEFLKHGDLQKVKIDNMKIQHDHIVEASAEEKKTYAAGKKHGIVAVSPGEGLSEIMKSLGVDYIIKGGQTMNPSLKDLFQAIERLDSENVIVFPNNPNILLTAREAATAVMEKNPGKKVFILETKTVQEGIAALTVYDDELETEKLLEEIKEAMSHVIPISVTYAIRDSSIKGKKVRKGEYLAIGKDGLINSGRKLEKVVRDAIGSILKDAEEDEYSIITVFYGSDVKEEQAEKLIELLSDDYDDMEFEVHKGGQPYYYYLISLE, from the coding sequence ATGAAACGACTCAACGGCAAGTTTTTTGCAGTAGCTTTCAAAAAAGCCGCTGAGCGTTTGCTCGTTAATAAGGATGAGATAAACGCTCTAAATGTGTTTCCTGTACCAGATGGTGATACAGGTTCCAATATGAGTGCAGCAGTTCTTGAAGCCGTAGAATACCTGAACCGGCTCAGTTCAACTGATCTTGACCAGATTGTAGATGCAGTAAAAAAAGGAATGTTGATGGGAGCTCGTGGAAACTCTGGTGTTATTCTTTCGCAGATTTTCAGAGGATTCGCTGAAGGAACAAAGGGACGAAAATATCTTACCACAAAAGCTTTTAGCGAATGCCTTGTGAAGGCAAGGGAAGTGGCCTATAAATCAGTTATGAAGCCTGTTGAAGGAACTATGCTTACAGTAATACGTGTTTTAGCAGAGAAAGGGCTCTCTGAATTGATAGAGGTCGAGGATTTTGAAGAGTATTTTGACCGTTTAACTGAAATTGCCTTTAAAACGGTTGATGAAACCCCTAAGATGCTCGATAAACTTAAGGAAGCCGGTGTCGTTGATGCCGGTGCAAAAGGATTAGCATACATAGTTGAAGGGTTCAAACTGGCAGCCTTTGGTCAAATTGAAGCTGAGCTTCTGGAAACCCCGGCTGCTGCTACAATTTCTGCTGAGCAGATTGTAGAAATAGCACGCGAAGAGATAAAATTTTCCTATTGCACAGAGTTGATAATCAAGTTAAGAGATAAAAATGGTGGAACTCATGAAACAGTCGACGCTTTAAAGAAATACCTTGAAACTATGGGTGATTCAATTGTCGCTGTGAATCAAGATGATCTCATAAAAATCCACGTTCATACAGACCATCCGGGCGATGTCATTGAAGAGTTCCTGAAACATGGTGATCTTCAAAAGGTAAAAATCGATAATATGAAAATCCAGCACGACCACATAGTGGAAGCCAGTGCAGAAGAAAAGAAAACCTACGCCGCTGGAAAGAAACATGGCATTGTAGCAGTTTCACCCGGAGAAGGCCTGAGTGAGATCATGAAGAGTCTTGGGGTAGACTATATAATTAAAGGCGGTCAAACTATGAATCCGAGCTTGAAAGACCTGTTTCAAGCAATTGAGCGTCTTGACTCTGAAAATGTAATAGTCTTCCCTAACAATCCCAATATACTCCTAACCGCCCGTGAAGCCGCAACAGCGGTTATGGAGAAAAACCCGGGCAAAAAAGTCTTTATTCTCGAGACAAAAACTGTCCAGGAAGGAATTGCTGCTCTTACCGTATATGATGACGAGTTAGAGACCGAAAAGCTCTTAGAAGAAATAAAGGAAGCCATGAGTCATGTAATCCCTATATCTGTTACTTATGCGATCAGGGATTCAAGCATAAAGGGTAAAAAAGTTCGTAAAGGCGAATACCTTGCAATCGGAAAAGACGGGCTGATCAATTCCGGCCGAAAACTCGAAAAAGTTGTTCGCGACGCAATTGGCTCAATACTTAAAGATGCTGAAGAAGATGAATACAGTATCATAACAGTGTTCTATGGCTCAGATGTTAAAGAAGAACAGGCTGAGAAACTCATCGAACTACTTTCTGATGATTATGATGACATGGAATTTGAAGTGCATAAAGGCGGCCAGCCATATTACTACTATCTAATCTCGCTTGAATAA
- the dxs gene encoding 1-deoxy-D-xylulose-5-phosphate synthase: protein MSNQEPLFKKIKNYSYQELKVFAGEIRDYIKTVVSKNTGHLSSNLGTVELTLALYRIFDPDEDIIIWDTGHQAYTHKLLTGRYNEFETLRQKGGISGFLKRDESVYDVFGAGHVGTSIPAALGIEKAISMANEKKNIVVVIGDGALTSGISLEAINQLKQLGSKLKIVLNDNAMSISKNVGALSMTLTDLRLNPVYREIKGDIKGTLETMHMKGLEHLLSRIKDGIKHTFLGDNVFEDFGLNYVGPVDGHSIKEMEEIFKTIKEFNEPFIIHVVTQKGRGLEYAEKDPAKFHSVSKIDPETGEKIYNDSLITYSKVFGNVVAKLAEKDTRIVAITAAMPDGTGLTEFARKFPGRFYDLGITEQLCTTFAGGLSVKGAKPIFAVYSTFLQRAFDQIVHDIALQKLPVIFAIDRAGIVGHDGATHNGVFDIAYLNIIPNMKILAPSSLQELANMFYSLLLYEELDGPVAIRYPRQSEYGILSEIIENMSRIKLWKWEKLINGKEKIAVLATGSMVQPAREVAAKYGLNMYNCRAIKPLDTEALDAILEENNLILTVEEGIKIGGFGTSIMLYANSRNYSGKFHIMGIDDEFSEHGTRMEILKDHGLDFEGLESTIKKLRGEMNAYNHGIRKDRNNITGHKLDR from the coding sequence ATGAGTAATCAGGAACCCCTTTTCAAGAAAATAAAGAATTACAGTTACCAGGAACTGAAAGTATTTGCTGGAGAAATCAGGGATTATATTAAGACCGTGGTTTCCAAAAATACCGGTCATCTTTCTTCAAACCTTGGCACTGTTGAGCTTACTTTGGCCCTGTATCGCATTTTTGACCCGGATGAGGATATCATAATATGGGATACGGGACATCAGGCATATACTCACAAATTACTTACAGGGCGCTATAACGAATTTGAGACTTTGCGCCAAAAAGGTGGTATTAGTGGTTTCTTAAAACGTGATGAGAGTGTATATGATGTGTTCGGCGCGGGCCATGTAGGCACATCTATCCCGGCAGCTCTAGGAATTGAGAAAGCTATTTCAATGGCCAATGAAAAGAAGAACATAGTTGTGGTTATTGGTGATGGTGCCCTTACATCTGGAATAAGCCTTGAAGCTATTAACCAATTAAAACAGTTAGGCTCAAAATTAAAAATCGTTTTGAATGATAATGCCATGAGTATCAGCAAGAATGTAGGAGCACTCTCAATGACGCTAACTGATTTAAGACTGAATCCCGTTTATAGAGAAATTAAAGGTGATATAAAGGGCACCCTTGAAACTATGCACATGAAAGGGCTCGAACATTTGCTCTCTCGAATAAAAGATGGCATAAAGCACACTTTTTTGGGGGATAATGTTTTTGAGGATTTCGGCCTTAATTATGTTGGACCTGTTGACGGCCACAGCATCAAGGAAATGGAGGAGATTTTCAAGACAATAAAGGAATTTAACGAGCCTTTCATTATTCATGTGGTGACTCAAAAAGGTAGAGGGCTGGAATACGCCGAAAAGGATCCTGCGAAATTTCACAGTGTATCTAAAATTGATCCTGAAACAGGCGAAAAAATATACAATGACTCGCTTATTACATACAGCAAAGTCTTTGGGAATGTTGTCGCGAAATTAGCTGAAAAAGATACGCGTATAGTTGCCATAACAGCGGCCATGCCTGATGGGACAGGTCTTACGGAATTTGCTAGAAAATTTCCAGGAAGGTTTTATGACCTTGGAATAACTGAGCAACTTTGCACAACATTTGCAGGTGGCCTTTCAGTTAAAGGTGCAAAACCTATTTTCGCAGTTTACTCGACATTTTTACAACGCGCCTTTGACCAGATTGTTCATGATATTGCCCTGCAAAAATTGCCTGTGATTTTTGCAATAGATAGGGCGGGAATTGTTGGGCACGATGGCGCAACACACAATGGCGTATTTGACATAGCCTATTTGAATATAATCCCAAATATGAAAATCCTTGCTCCATCAAGCCTTCAAGAACTTGCAAATATGTTTTACAGTCTTTTGCTATATGAAGAGCTTGATGGACCTGTCGCAATCAGGTATCCAAGACAGTCTGAATATGGTATACTGTCTGAAATAATAGAAAATATGTCAAGAATAAAGCTCTGGAAATGGGAGAAACTTATTAATGGAAAAGAAAAAATCGCTGTGCTTGCAACTGGGAGCATGGTTCAGCCTGCAAGAGAAGTCGCCGCAAAATATGGTCTTAATATGTATAATTGCAGAGCTATTAAACCCCTTGATACCGAAGCTCTTGATGCGATTTTAGAGGAAAACAATCTAATACTGACAGTAGAAGAGGGCATAAAGATTGGTGGTTTTGGGACATCGATCATGCTTTACGCAAATTCAAGAAATTACAGCGGGAAATTCCATATAATGGGTATCGATGATGAATTCTCTGAACATGGTACAAGAATGGAAATTTTAAAAGATCATGGTCTTGATTTTGAAGGCCTGGAAAGCACAATTAAGAAATTGCGAGGTGAAATGAATGCTTATAACCACGGAATACGGAAAGATCGAAATAACATTACAGGCCATAAGCTCGATCGTTAA
- a CDS encoding glycine--tRNA ligase subunit alpha encodes MYLQEIIAKLNEYWSSKGCLVDQPYDVEMGAGTFHPSTFLRSLGKKPWKVAFVQPCRRPTDGRYGENPMRTQRYFQYQVIMKPSPEDSQEIYLDSLRVLGVDPKEHDIRFVEDNWESPTLGAWGIGWEVWLDGMEITQFTYFQQVGGVDVYPVSLEITYGLERIAMYLQRKDSIFDINWNEHFKYGDVFLENERQFSVYNFELANTDMLFELYKIYENEFSRCMESELLLPAYDYLVKCSHTFNLLDARNAISVSQRQGYIKSIRNMAKQVAETYVARESDNNDL; translated from the coding sequence ATGTACTTGCAGGAAATAATAGCAAAGCTAAACGAATATTGGAGCTCAAAAGGTTGCCTTGTTGATCAGCCATATGATGTAGAAATGGGTGCCGGAACTTTTCACCCTTCAACTTTTCTGAGGTCTCTAGGCAAAAAGCCGTGGAAAGTGGCGTTTGTGCAGCCCTGCCGCAGGCCAACTGATGGGCGATATGGTGAAAACCCCATGAGAACCCAGCGTTATTTCCAGTATCAAGTCATAATGAAACCTTCTCCAGAAGACTCTCAAGAGATCTATCTTGATTCATTGAGAGTTCTGGGTGTTGACCCAAAGGAACATGATATCAGATTTGTGGAAGATAACTGGGAATCTCCTACCCTTGGTGCCTGGGGAATCGGTTGGGAAGTCTGGCTTGATGGCATGGAAATTACCCAATTCACATATTTCCAGCAGGTCGGCGGCGTAGATGTCTATCCTGTCTCGCTGGAAATAACCTATGGTCTTGAGCGCATTGCAATGTATCTCCAAAGGAAAGACAGCATTTTTGACATCAACTGGAATGAGCATTTCAAATATGGGGATGTATTTCTTGAAAATGAGCGTCAGTTTTCTGTATACAATTTTGAGCTTGCTAATACAGATATGCTTTTTGAGCTATACAAAATTTACGAAAATGAATTTTCAAGATGCATGGAAAGCGAACTTCTATTGCCAGCCTATGACTATCTTGTGAAGTGCTCCCATACATTCAACCTTCTTGATGCCCGCAATGCAATAAGCGTTTCCCAAAGACAGGGCTATATAAAATCAATAAGAAACATGGCAAAACAAGTCGCGGAAACATATGTAGCCAGGGAGAGTGATAATAATGACCTGTAA
- a CDS encoding bifunctional 5,10-methylenetetrahydrofolate dehydrogenase/5,10-methenyltetrahydrofolate cyclohydrolase yields the protein MATILSGRQVSRKIYQEISEQISRFGQKRPRLVLYCSHPDNSTQAYMKSILKQGEKLNIPVQVVEASSQPFKDIMRFNNDPGISGVMVMHPLKEVDEDMVIKSISPLKDVEGRGPMNLGGVVIGETSYAPPTAEAVMEILNYYNIPIKGKDVTILGRSTTVGKPLAMLMLKKGVDGTVTVCHSRTKNIDEKARAADILVSAVGKAGFVRKSWVKDGAVVIDVGINFSDGKIVGDTDFDEVREKASAITPVPQGVGLVTTAVLFKHLVESFKRILDGGL from the coding sequence ATGGCGACTATTCTTAGTGGTAGGCAGGTATCTAGAAAGATTTATCAGGAAATTTCAGAGCAGATATCTCGTTTCGGTCAAAAAAGACCGAGGCTTGTTTTGTATTGTAGTCATCCAGATAATTCCACGCAAGCGTATATGAAGTCGATACTGAAACAGGGCGAAAAGCTTAATATACCTGTGCAGGTGGTTGAAGCTTCAAGCCAACCATTCAAAGACATTATGCGTTTCAACAACGACCCCGGGATTTCCGGAGTCATGGTTATGCATCCTCTAAAAGAAGTCGATGAAGACATGGTAATCAAAAGCATATCACCGTTGAAGGATGTTGAAGGCAGGGGACCGATGAATTTGGGTGGAGTGGTTATTGGCGAAACGAGTTATGCTCCTCCTACAGCCGAAGCGGTTATGGAGATACTGAATTACTATAACATTCCCATAAAAGGGAAGGATGTTACCATACTCGGTAGATCTACAACAGTTGGTAAACCACTTGCCATGCTCATGCTCAAAAAGGGCGTAGATGGAACCGTTACAGTTTGCCATTCCCGTACAAAGAATATTGATGAGAAAGCAAGAGCTGCTGACATTCTTGTCAGCGCTGTTGGTAAAGCAGGCTTTGTAAGAAAAAGCTGGGTTAAAGATGGGGCAGTTGTAATAGACGTTGGTATCAACTTCTCCGATGGAAAGATCGTTGGAGATACCGATTTTGATGAGGTCAGGGAAAAGGCTTCAGCAATAACACCTGTTCCGCAAGGAGTAGGACTTGTTACTACGGCTGTTTTGTTTAAACATCTTGTTGAATCCTTTAAGAGGATTTTGGATGGTGGTTTATGA
- the era gene encoding GTPase Era, whose amino-acid sequence MGYKSGIVSMVGKPNVGKSTLINRLVGEKIAIVSDKVQTTRNRIGGILTTEKGQVIFYDTPGIHKPLHKLGQYLVKIAVGALNGSDLLLILVDYEDGIKASDHLVAQHVNASKIPAFLAINKIDLAPSKDRLVEFSKRALALFENVEKHFFISTEKGDGVDELLEEIIKRLPEGSMLYPEDIVTDRSSRFMAAEIIREKVLLLTKEEIPHSTGVYIHDFQDRENGVLFIRADIIVERQSQKPIIIGKNGAMIKKIGVLARQDMEYIFDSRVFLELFVKVRKKWREKDNFIRDFTNLNEDLE is encoded by the coding sequence ATGGGTTACAAATCCGGGATTGTTTCCATGGTGGGAAAACCCAATGTCGGAAAATCAACGCTGATAAACAGACTCGTTGGCGAGAAAATTGCAATTGTCTCCGATAAAGTGCAAACTACCCGTAATCGTATTGGGGGGATATTGACCACCGAAAAAGGACAGGTTATTTTTTACGATACACCCGGCATTCATAAGCCCCTTCATAAACTGGGGCAATACCTCGTAAAAATTGCGGTCGGAGCTCTAAATGGCTCCGACCTTCTTCTCATTTTAGTCGATTATGAAGACGGCATAAAGGCATCAGACCATCTGGTTGCCCAGCATGTAAATGCATCAAAGATTCCAGCATTTCTTGCAATAAACAAAATCGATTTAGCACCAAGTAAAGATAGACTGGTAGAATTTTCAAAAAGAGCTCTCGCGCTTTTCGAAAATGTAGAGAAACATTTTTTTATATCTACTGAAAAAGGCGATGGTGTAGATGAATTGCTCGAAGAAATAATAAAAAGGCTTCCAGAAGGCTCCATGCTTTATCCGGAAGATATAGTTACAGATAGGTCTTCGCGCTTTATGGCTGCGGAAATTATCAGAGAAAAAGTGCTTCTGCTTACAAAAGAGGAAATCCCCCATTCCACCGGTGTTTATATCCACGATTTTCAGGATAGAGAAAATGGCGTGCTTTTTATCAGGGCTGACATTATAGTTGAGCGTCAGAGCCAGAAACCAATAATAATAGGGAAAAATGGAGCTATGATAAAAAAGATAGGTGTACTCGCGCGTCAGGATATGGAGTACATTTTCGATTCCAGAGTATTTCTTGAGCTCTTTGTCAAAGTGCGCAAAAAGTGGCGGGAAAAGGATAATTTCATCAGGGATTTTACAAATTTGAACGAAGATCTCGAATAA
- the glyS gene encoding glycine--tRNA ligase subunit beta has translation MTCKALLEVGVEELPSTEVKNLTKQLNEQLEILLNNYKLKYESIRTFVGSRRFGVLIDGLLEKQEDFFEEKRGPAKKISFENGEPTRALEGFLRANNATVEDVVVKEIKGIPYVFLKRTVRGKNTEELLPVVFKDLLNSLKFRKPMRWGVDDFSFVRPVKWIVAMLNDKVIEFEAFGKKASNWSKGHRFFFDKVEVNAETYFENLRKALVLADIQDRKARVLNELKRVENELNAKIPVDEELLEEVVSLTEYPTAVVGEFLEKYLELPPEVIIVTIKHHQRTFPVYLKGELSKEFVAFQDGPGDPKGNVKRGYEEVINARLEDAHFYYYKDLSKPLDSYNETLKDILFQRSLGSMYDKTLRIRKLSDAISEKLFSKPEERAQILRTAELSKADLGTRIVYEFPELQGTMGRIYALKSGEPEEVAQGIEEHYKDNVAEIQTLSGAVVGIADRIDTIVGNFFLGNIPSGSKDPYGIRRKFQFVFNIFCNLGWYIDIKDLYRHAAEIYGFDYEKFSDKLETFTQNRYENFLMEKGYSIRIARAVNSWWNLPYNGELVASALKSIVGNAEFNNLLIAYQRVHNISKKHDSTRFDGRLFLKEEEKSLFNEYLKVYDSLKKHIDEHKFDSAIEDLVSLKEPIDKYFDNVFVMDNQPDIRLNRLGFLKALDELFLKIADFSQLLDEGV, from the coding sequence ATGACCTGTAAAGCGCTTTTAGAAGTTGGCGTCGAAGAGCTTCCATCAACTGAAGTCAAGAATCTGACAAAGCAGTTGAATGAACAGCTGGAAATCCTTCTTAACAACTATAAATTGAAGTATGAGAGCATCAGAACTTTTGTGGGGAGCAGAAGGTTCGGGGTGCTTATTGATGGGCTTTTGGAAAAGCAAGAGGACTTCTTTGAAGAAAAGAGAGGCCCGGCAAAGAAAATCTCCTTTGAAAACGGAGAACCCACAAGAGCCTTAGAGGGATTTTTAAGGGCGAACAATGCAACCGTTGAAGATGTAGTTGTAAAAGAAATAAAAGGAATTCCATATGTATTCTTAAAGCGTACTGTGCGTGGAAAAAATACAGAAGAATTGCTTCCCGTTGTATTCAAAGATTTGCTAAACTCTTTGAAATTCAGAAAACCCATGCGCTGGGGTGTTGATGATTTCTCATTTGTACGCCCTGTGAAATGGATTGTTGCAATGCTGAACGATAAAGTGATTGAATTTGAAGCCTTTGGAAAAAAAGCTTCAAACTGGTCTAAAGGACATAGATTCTTCTTTGATAAGGTTGAAGTGAACGCTGAGACTTATTTTGAAAATCTTAGAAAAGCGCTTGTGCTGGCGGATATTCAGGATCGGAAAGCGCGCGTTCTGAATGAGCTCAAAAGAGTTGAAAATGAGCTAAATGCAAAAATCCCGGTGGACGAAGAGCTGCTTGAGGAAGTTGTAAGTCTTACCGAATATCCAACAGCTGTTGTTGGCGAATTCCTCGAAAAATATCTTGAGCTCCCCCCTGAAGTCATTATTGTAACGATTAAACATCATCAACGGACTTTCCCGGTTTACTTAAAAGGTGAGCTTAGCAAGGAATTTGTTGCCTTTCAGGATGGGCCTGGCGATCCAAAGGGGAATGTAAAACGCGGATATGAGGAAGTGATTAACGCACGGCTTGAAGATGCTCACTTTTACTATTATAAGGATCTCTCAAAACCTCTGGATTCATATAACGAAACACTCAAAGATATCCTGTTTCAGCGTAGTCTCGGCAGTATGTACGATAAAACCTTGAGAATACGAAAGCTTTCCGATGCAATTTCCGAAAAGCTGTTTTCAAAACCTGAGGAACGAGCCCAGATACTAAGAACTGCAGAGCTTTCAAAGGCTGATTTAGGTACAAGGATTGTTTACGAATTCCCGGAATTGCAGGGTACAATGGGAAGAATTTATGCGCTTAAATCTGGTGAGCCTGAAGAGGTCGCCCAGGGTATAGAAGAGCATTATAAAGACAATGTTGCAGAAATTCAGACGCTATCCGGAGCCGTCGTGGGAATTGCCGATAGAATTGATACAATTGTAGGAAATTTCTTTCTGGGTAATATCCCCTCAGGCTCAAAAGACCCTTACGGAATTAGAAGAAAATTCCAGTTTGTTTTCAACATCTTTTGCAATCTCGGATGGTATATAGACATAAAAGATTTATATAGACACGCAGCTGAAATATATGGATTTGATTATGAAAAATTTTCTGATAAGCTCGAAACATTCACGCAGAACAGATATGAAAACTTCTTGATGGAAAAGGGTTATTCGATTAGAATTGCGCGCGCAGTCAATTCCTGGTGGAATCTTCCATACAACGGAGAACTCGTTGCTTCAGCGTTGAAATCAATCGTTGGTAATGCTGAATTCAACAATCTTTTAATTGCTTATCAGCGTGTGCATAACATTAGCAAAAAGCATGATTCAACAAGATTCGACGGCAGGCTTTTCCTTAAAGAAGAGGAAAAAAGCCTTTTTAACGAGTATTTAAAAGTGTATGATTCTCTAAAAAAACATATCGATGAGCACAAATTCGACAGTGCCATAGAGGATCTTGTTTCTTTGAAGGAACCCATCGACAAGTACTTTGACAATGTTTTTGTCATGGATAATCAACCCGACATCAGGCTCAACAGGCTGGGATTCTTAAAAGCGCTTGATGAGCTATTTTTAAAAATCGCAGACTTTTCTCAGCTTCTCGATGAGGGGGTTTAA